From the genome of Methanobrevibacter ruminantium:
ACTGAACCATCCAAGATAGTCTGCATTGGCCTCAATTACAAGGATCATGCTAAGGAATTGAATCTGGACTTGCCGGAAAGTCCAGTGATTTTCATCAAGCCATCAACAACAATAAACAGAACAGACAACATAATCCTCTATCCGAAAGTCTCCAAGCAAATAGATTATGAAGGAGAGCTTGCTGTTGTAATTGGAAAGGAAACCAAGCAAGTAAGCGTTGAAGAAGCAGATGAATACATATTCGGATACACAATAATAAATGACGTTACAGCAAGGGACTTCACCCTTGGAGACGGCCAATGGACAAGAGGAAAAAGCTGTGACGGATTCGCTCCAATGGGGCCATATATTGAAACATCACTTGACCCACTGAATCAAAACATCATAACCAAGGTAAATGGTAAAACAAGGCAAAACTCAAACACTTCACAAATGATATTCTCTCCGCAAGAAATCATATCCTATCTAAGCGAGACCATGACATTGAATGGAGGAGATGTAATAGCTACAGGAACACCCCCTGGAGTAGGGCCAATGGATGCAGATTCAATTGTTGAAGTGTCCATTGAGGATATAGGAACATTAAAGAACTATCTAATCAAGGAATAGATAAGTTATTATAATATTAATAAAAGAATAATAATTAAATGAGGTGGAAAAATGATATTTGAACTTATAATTATTGCAATCATATTAATGATCATCTTTGGTATCCTAAAATGGATGGTGAAAATCGGCATTAGAATATTCTCTATAGGAGTTGTCTTATTCATCATTCTCATATTATTAGGAATACTATTATAAAACCATTAAAATACAAATGCAGACTTGTGTTTCAAGTGTAAAAATCTAAGGAGCGTAATACTATATTTGGCCATGAAAACCTTATTTCATTAAAGGATTTTGAAAAGGATGAAATTGAATTCATCTTAGATGAAGCAAGCAAACTTGAAGATGTTGCTAAATCAAAGAAGTTATCCAGAGAGCTTGAAGGAAAAATATTAGGACTCTTATTCTACGAGCCTTCAACAAGAACAAGACTTTCCTTTGAAACTTCCATGAAAAGGCTTGGAGGGGAATGCATTGAGCTTGGAGACGCTTCCAACAGTTCAGTTGCTAAAGGGGAAAGCATTGCTGATACAGCAAAGATGTTTGAATCATACTGTGATGCAATTGTAATAAGACACGACCTTGAAGGAGTGTCACGTTTCCTATCAGATATCGTGGATGTTCCAATCATTAATGCAGGAGATGGTGCAGGCCAACACCCAACCCAGACATTATTGGATCTTTACACCATCAAAAAGCACTTCGGAAAAATAGACGGATTGAACATAGCGCTTCTTGGAGACTTAAAATACGGCCGTACCGTACATTCCCTATCATACGCTTTAGGAATGTATGATGTGGAAATGACATTTGTCTCACCGGACCAGCTAAAGATGCCTAAGGAAACATTGCATGACCTTGAAGAGAACAATATCAAGTTCAAGGAAACTAATAACCTTAAGGACGTAATTGATGATGTTGATGTTCTCTATGTCACAAGAATCCAAAAGGAAAGATTCCCAGACGAAGAGGAATACGAGGAAATCAAGG
Proteins encoded in this window:
- a CDS encoding fumarylacetoacetate hydrolase family protein, yielding MKFLRFKNKADSLNNDLKTKSGFLDDEGKVIELKGDILDYFNKDIKSILDNMVSSHSLDDIEILSPTEPSKIVCIGLNYKDHAKELNLDLPESPVIFIKPSTTINRTDNIILYPKVSKQIDYEGELAVVIGKETKQVSVEEADEYIFGYTIINDVTARDFTLGDGQWTRGKSCDGFAPMGPYIETSLDPLNQNIITKVNGKTRQNSNTSQMIFSPQEIISYLSETMTLNGGDVIATGTPPGVGPMDADSIVEVSIEDIGTLKNYLIKE
- the pyrB gene encoding aspartate carbamoyltransferase, giving the protein MFGHENLISLKDFEKDEIEFILDEASKLEDVAKSKKLSRELEGKILGLLFYEPSTRTRLSFETSMKRLGGECIELGDASNSSVAKGESIADTAKMFESYCDAIVIRHDLEGVSRFLSDIVDVPIINAGDGAGQHPTQTLLDLYTIKKHFGKIDGLNIALLGDLKYGRTVHSLSYALGMYDVEMTFVSPDQLKMPKETLHDLEENNIKFKETNNLKDVIDDVDVLYVTRIQKERFPDEEEYEEIKGAYLINKELLEGKDLIVMHPLPRIDEIAYDVDDTKYNKYFEQAANAIPVRMAILRNLITHRYE